A section of the Telopea speciosissima isolate NSW1024214 ecotype Mountain lineage chromosome 3, Tspe_v1, whole genome shotgun sequence genome encodes:
- the LOC122654317 gene encoding paired amphipathic helix protein Sin3-like 4 isoform X1, whose product MKRAREDGYMSSQLKRPPGSSRGEASGQPQMNGGGGGGGGAQKLTTNDALAYLKSVKDIFQDNREKYDEFLEVMKDFKAQRIDTTGVIARVKELFKGHRDLILGFNTFLPKGYEITLPLEDEPQPKKPVEFEEAINFVNKIKTRFQNDDRVYKSFLDVLNMYRKENKSITEVYQEVAVLFRDHTDLLEEFTHFLPDSSATALPQHAPSGRNSFQRSSAMPTLRQIHGDKKSHADHELSVDRPDPEYDKLPMKVDKEQRKRVEKEKERKEDRKDRDRDDKDIEHDGNRDFNGMQRLPHKRKSARRVEDSVVDQLHPGGEGAENFALPLSSSYDDKNDLKSVYSEEFLFCEKVKEKLRNPNDYQEFLKCLNIYSTEIITRSELQSLIGDLLGKYPDLMEGFNDFLIRCEKIDGFLAEVISKKPFWNEGPHLPRSVKVEDRDKEREREDRERERDKERERLDKNVASHKVPSYPNKEKFNHKPISELDLSNCQRCTPSYRLLPKNYQSPAASQRTDLGAQVLNDNWVSVTSGSEDYSFKHMRKNQYEESLFRCEDDRFELDMLLESVNVTTKRVEELLEKINDNTIKPDSPVRIEDHFTALNLRCIERLYGDHGLDVMDVLRKNATLALPVILTRLKQKQEEWTRCRAEFNKVWAEIYTKNYHKSLDHRSFYFKQQDTKSLSTKSLLAEVKEINEKKRKEDDVLLAIAAGNRQPIIPNLEFEYSDPEIHEDLYQLIKYSCGEVCTTTEQLDKVMRIWTTFLEPILGVPSHPQGAEDTEDVVKAKNHAVKSRGTSIVESDGSPGADAPATNSKQSKPSRNRDDSMPPEQGSNGRARLENGDAMVKEDGLHDGERIPHRSDNLSSTSQQGKVQINVSMGDEMSGINTNATSNDRLTDSNVSLANRTEQSHGRANTEITPGQSATPSRPGHTAIEGGHEPRLTSEVLPSSEGGDSTRSIIPTNVLMTDGNKAYRYHEESVGHLKVEREEGELSPNGDFEEDNFVGYGGAGVDTLSKAKDSNASRKYQARNGEEEEMCCGEAGGENDVDADDEGDESAQRSTEDSENASEAGDVSGSESGDGEECSREDHEEEEDVDHDENDAKAESEGEAEGMADAHDVEGDGALLPYSERFLLTVKPLAKHVPSVLHDREKDTRIFYGNDSFYVLFRLHQTLYERILSAKMNSSSAERKWRTSKDMSPPDHFTRFMSALYSLLDGSADNTKFEDDCRAIIGTQSYVLFTLDKLIYKLVKQLQTVATDEMDNKLLQLYAYEKSRKFGRFVDLVYHENARVLLHDENIYRFECASSPTCLSIQLMDYGHEKPEVTAVSMDPNFAAYLQNDFLAILPERKEKRGVFLGRNKRKNVRGDEFSATCKAMDGVQIVNGLECKIACNSSKVSYVLDTEDFLFRMRRKRSILSGGNSSCHDRAMSLNVYAQRVERFHRLLSGS is encoded by the exons ATGAAAAGGGCTAGAGAGGATGGTTACATGAGCTCTCAACTCAAACGGCCGCCCGGTTCTTCCCGAGGGGAAGC TTCTGGGCAACCtcaaatgaatggaggaggaggaggaggaggaggtgcgCAGAAACTAACCACCAACGATGCTTTGGCCTATCTCAAATCTGTGAAAGACATATTTCAAGACAATAGGGAGAAATATGATGAGTTCCTTGAAGTCATGAAAGATTTCAAGGCCCAAAG AATTGACACCACCGGAGTTATAGCAAGGGTTAAAGAGTTATTCAAAGGTCATAGAGACCTAATATTGGGCTTCAATACTTTCTTACCCAAGGGATATGAGATCACCCTCCCACTTGAGGATGAACCTCAACCAAAGAAGCCTGTTGAATTTGAAGAAGCTATCAACTTTGTAAACAAAATAAAG ACGCGGTTCCAAAATGACGATCGTGTGTACAAATCATTCTTAGATGTTCTGAACATGTACCGGAAGGAGAATAAATCCATCACTGAGGTCTATCAAGAG GTAGCTGTTCTTTTTCGTGATCATACAGACTTGCTTGAGGAGTTCACACATTTCCTACCTGATTCTTCTGCAACAGCCCTACCCCAGCATGCTCCATCAGGCAGGAATTCTTTCCAGCGAAGCTCTGCTATGCCTACATTGCGGCAAATCCATGGGGATAAG AAGTCCCATGCAGACCATGAACTCAGTGTTGACCGTCCTGATCCCGAATATGACAAACTACCGATGAAAGTGGATAAGGAGCAGAGGAAGCGTGttgaaaaggagaaggaaaggaaagaagacaggaaagACCGTGATCGGGATGACAAGGATATTGAGCATGACGGTAATAGGGACTTTAATGGCATGCAGCGTCTTCCCCACAAAAGAAAATCTGCTCGGAGGGTTGAAGATTCTGTTGTTGACCAGTTGCACCCAGGTGGGGAGGGTGCTGAAAACTTTGCACTTCCCCTTTCATCTTCTTATGATGATAAAAATGACTTGAAGA GTGTATACAGCGAAGAATTCCTTTTCTGTGAAAAAGTCAAGGAGAAATTACGGAATCCAAACGATTACCAAGAATTCTTGAAGTGCCTCAATATATATAGCACGGAAATAATTACCAGATCTGAATTGCAAAGTTTG aTTGGTGATTTACTTGGAAAATATCCAGATCTAATGGAAGGGTTCAATGACTTTTTGATTCGCTGTGAAAAGATAG ATGGGTTTCTTGCTGAAGTTATTAGCAAAA AACCTTTTTGGAATGAAGGACCTCATCTACCAAGATCAGTGAAGGTTGAGGACAGGGATAAAGAGCGGGAGCGTGAAGACCgtgaaagagagagggataaagaaagggaaagactTGACAAAAATGTTGCAAGTCACAAGGTTCCATCATATCCAAATAAAGAGAAGTTTAATCATAAACCTATTTCAGAGCTTGACCTCTCTAATTGTCAACGCTGTACTCCCAGTTATCGCCTTCTGCCAAAGAAT TATCAATCGCCTGCAGCGAGCCAGAGGACAGATCTTGGTGCTCAGGTATTGAATGATAATTGGGTGTCAGTGACTTCAGGAAGTGAGGATTACTCTTTCAAACACATGCGCAAAAACCAATATGAAGAAAGCTTGTTTAGATGTGAAGATGATAG GTTTGAACTGGATATGCTCTTAGAATCAGTGAATGTGACTACTAAGCGTGTAGAGGAATTGTTAGAAAAGATCAATGACAATACAATCAAGCCAGACAGTCCAGTTCGGATTGAGGACCACTTCACTG CTCTTAATTTAAGGTGCATTGAACGTCTATATGGTGACCATGGTCTGGATGTGATGGATGTGTTACGAAAGAATGCAACACTTGCATTGCCTGTTATATTAACTCGCTTGAAGCAGAAACAAGAGGAGTGGACAAGGTGTCGTGCAGAATTTAATAAAGTTTGGGCTGAAATTTATACGAAGAACTATCACAAATCTCTTGATCATCGTAGTTTCTATTTCAAGCAACAGGACACAAAGAGCTTGAGTACAAAAT CCTTGTTGGCTGAGGTAAAGGAAATCAATGAGAAGAAGCGCAAAGAGGACGATGTTCTTCTTGCTATTGCTGCTGGTAACAGGCAACCTATAATTCCAAATCTGGAATTCGAGTACTCTGATCCAGAAATTCATGAGGACTTGTATCAACTCATAAAGTATTCATGTGGAGAGGTTTGCACGACCACAGAACAGTTGGATAAGGTCATGAGGATTTGGACAACCTTCTTGGAGCCCATACTGGGTGTTCCTTCTCATCCCCAGGGTGCAGAGGACACTGAAGATGTTGTGAAGGCTAAGAATCATGCAGTCAAGAGTCGTGGAACAAGCATAGTGGAAAGCGATGGTAGTCCTGGTGCTGATGCCCCTGCTACTAATTCAAAGCAATCGAAGCCTTCCAGAAACAGGGATGATAGCATGCCACCTGAACAAGGAAGTAATGGCAGGGCTAGGTTAGAAAATGGAGATGCCATGGTTAAAGAGGATGGTTTACATGATGGAGAACGTATTCCCCATCGAAGTGACAATCTCTCTAGTACTTCTCAGCAAGGAAAAGTGCAGATTAATGTCTCTATGGGTGACGAAATGTCTGGAATCAACACAAATGCAACTTCTAATGATCGGTTGACCGATTCTAACGTGTCGCTTGCTAATAGAACAGAACAAAGTCATGGTAGAGCCAATACTGAAATTACACCAG GACAAAGCGCAACTCCTTCCAGACCTGGTCACACTGCTATCGAGGGTGGGCACGAGCCTCGGCTTACTAGTGAAGTTTTACCTTCATCAGAG GGTGGGGATAGTACAAGGTCTATCATACCAACCAATGTGTTGATGACAGATGGCAACAAGGCATACAGATATCATGAAGAATCTGTGGGacacttgaaagttgaaagagAGGAGGGTGAGTTATCGCCAAACGGGGATTTCGAAGAGGATAACTTTGTGGGCTACGGAGGTGCTGGTGTTGATACCTTGTCTAAAGCAAAGGATAGTAATGCAAGCAGGAAGTATCAAGCCAggaatggggaagaagaagaaatgtgtTGTGGGGAGGCAGGAGGAGAAAATGATGTCGATGCTGATGATGAAGGTGATGAAAGTGCTCAAAGGTCAACAGAGGACAGTGAGAATGCTTCAGAGGCTGGTGATGTCTCGGGCAGCGAGTCTGGTGATGGTGAGGAGTGTTCCCGTGAAGACCatgaagaggaggaagatgttGACCATGATGAGAATGATGCTAAGGCTGAAAGTGAAGGTGAGGCTGAAGGGATGGCCGATGCACATGATGTTGAAGGAGATGGCGCCTTATTGCCATATTCAGAACGCTTCCTACTGACTGTGAAGCCACTGGCAAAGCATGTCCCTTCAGTGTTACATGACAGAGAAAAGGATACTAGAATTTTTTATGGAAATGATTCATTCTATGTGCTTTTCAGGCTTCACCAA ACACTGTACGAGAGAATACTCTCTGCAAAGATGAATTCATCATCTGCTGAAAGGAAGTGGAGAACTTCTAAGGATATGAGCCCTCCTGATCACTTCACAAG ATTTATGAGTGCATTGTACAGTTTGCTTGATGGGTCTGCTGATAATACAAAGTTTGAGGATGACTGCCGAGCGATAATTGGAACTCAGTCATATGTGCTATTCACTTTAGATAAATTGATATATAAACTTGTGAAACAG CTTCAAACAGTTGCAACCGATGAGATGGACAATaagcttcttcaactatatGCATAtgagaaatcaagaaaatttgggagatttgtTGATTTAGTTTATCATGAAAATGCACGTGTTCTTCTTCATGATGAAAATatatatcgattcgaatgt GCATCTAGTCCAACTTGTTTGTCCATTCAGCTGATGGACTATGGGCATGAAAAGCCTGAAGTGACTGCTGTTTCTATGGACCCGAACTTTGCAGCTTACCTGCAGAATGACTTTCTGGCAATTCTTCCTGAGAGGAAGGAGAAGCGAGGTGTTTTCCTTGGGAG AAATAAGCGTAAAAATGTGCGTGGTGATGAATTTTCTGCTACATGCAAAGCCATGGATGGAGTCCAAATAGTCAATGGTCTGGAGTGTAAAATAGCTTGCAATTCATCTAAG gtGTCCTATGTTCTAGACACAGAAGACTTCTTGTTTCGcatgagaaggaaaaggagTATTCTGTCTGGCGGCAACTCTTCTTGCCATGATCGGGCAATGTCTTTAAATGTGTATGCTCAAAGAGTGGAGAGGTTTCACAGATTGCTGTCTGGCTCATAG
- the LOC122654317 gene encoding paired amphipathic helix protein Sin3-like 4 isoform X4: protein MKRAREDGYMSSQLKRPPGSSRGEASGQPQMNGGGGGGGGAQKLTTNDALAYLKSVKDIFQDNREKYDEFLEVMKDFKAQRIDTTGVIARVKELFKGHRDLILGFNTFLPKGYEITLPLEDEPQPKKPVEFEEAINFVNKIKTRFQNDDRVYKSFLDVLNMYRKENKSITEVYQEVAVLFRDHTDLLEEFTHFLPDSSATALPQHAPSGRNSFQRSSAMPTLRQIHGDKKSHADHELSVDRPDPEYDKLPMKVDKEQRKRVEKEKERKEDRKDRDRDDKDIEHDGNRDFNGMQRLPHKRKSARRVEDSVVDQLHPGGEGAENFALPLSSSYDDKNDLKSVYSEEFLFCEKVKEKLRNPNDYQEFLKCLNIYSTEIITRSELQSLIGDLLGKYPDLMEGFNDFLIRCEKIDGFLAEVISKKPFWNEGPHLPRSVKVEDRDKEREREDRERERDKERERLDKNVASHKVPSYPNKEKFNHKPISELDLSNCQRCTPSYRLLPKNYQSPAASQRTDLGAQVLNDNWVSVTSGSEDYSFKHMRKNQYEESLFRCEDDRFELDMLLESVNVTTKRVEELLEKINDNTIKPDSPVRIEDHFTALNLRCIERLYGDHGLDVMDVLRKNATLALPVILTRLKQKQEEWTRCRAEFNKVWAEIYTKNYHKSLDHRSFYFKQQDTKSLSTKSLLAEVKEINEKKRKEDDVLLAIAAGNRQPIIPNLEFEYSDPEIHEDLYQLIKYSCGEVCTTTEQLDKVMRIWTTFLEPILGVPSHPQGAEDTEDVVKAKNHAVKSRGTSIVESDGSPGADAPATNSKQSKPSRNRDDSMPPEQGSNGRARLENGDAMVKEDGLHDGERIPHRSDNLSSTSQQGKVQINVSMGDEMSGINTNATSNDRLTDSNVSLANRTEQSHGRANTEITPAWILRYLLH from the exons ATGAAAAGGGCTAGAGAGGATGGTTACATGAGCTCTCAACTCAAACGGCCGCCCGGTTCTTCCCGAGGGGAAGC TTCTGGGCAACCtcaaatgaatggaggaggaggaggaggaggaggtgcgCAGAAACTAACCACCAACGATGCTTTGGCCTATCTCAAATCTGTGAAAGACATATTTCAAGACAATAGGGAGAAATATGATGAGTTCCTTGAAGTCATGAAAGATTTCAAGGCCCAAAG AATTGACACCACCGGAGTTATAGCAAGGGTTAAAGAGTTATTCAAAGGTCATAGAGACCTAATATTGGGCTTCAATACTTTCTTACCCAAGGGATATGAGATCACCCTCCCACTTGAGGATGAACCTCAACCAAAGAAGCCTGTTGAATTTGAAGAAGCTATCAACTTTGTAAACAAAATAAAG ACGCGGTTCCAAAATGACGATCGTGTGTACAAATCATTCTTAGATGTTCTGAACATGTACCGGAAGGAGAATAAATCCATCACTGAGGTCTATCAAGAG GTAGCTGTTCTTTTTCGTGATCATACAGACTTGCTTGAGGAGTTCACACATTTCCTACCTGATTCTTCTGCAACAGCCCTACCCCAGCATGCTCCATCAGGCAGGAATTCTTTCCAGCGAAGCTCTGCTATGCCTACATTGCGGCAAATCCATGGGGATAAG AAGTCCCATGCAGACCATGAACTCAGTGTTGACCGTCCTGATCCCGAATATGACAAACTACCGATGAAAGTGGATAAGGAGCAGAGGAAGCGTGttgaaaaggagaaggaaaggaaagaagacaggaaagACCGTGATCGGGATGACAAGGATATTGAGCATGACGGTAATAGGGACTTTAATGGCATGCAGCGTCTTCCCCACAAAAGAAAATCTGCTCGGAGGGTTGAAGATTCTGTTGTTGACCAGTTGCACCCAGGTGGGGAGGGTGCTGAAAACTTTGCACTTCCCCTTTCATCTTCTTATGATGATAAAAATGACTTGAAGA GTGTATACAGCGAAGAATTCCTTTTCTGTGAAAAAGTCAAGGAGAAATTACGGAATCCAAACGATTACCAAGAATTCTTGAAGTGCCTCAATATATATAGCACGGAAATAATTACCAGATCTGAATTGCAAAGTTTG aTTGGTGATTTACTTGGAAAATATCCAGATCTAATGGAAGGGTTCAATGACTTTTTGATTCGCTGTGAAAAGATAG ATGGGTTTCTTGCTGAAGTTATTAGCAAAA AACCTTTTTGGAATGAAGGACCTCATCTACCAAGATCAGTGAAGGTTGAGGACAGGGATAAAGAGCGGGAGCGTGAAGACCgtgaaagagagagggataaagaaagggaaagactTGACAAAAATGTTGCAAGTCACAAGGTTCCATCATATCCAAATAAAGAGAAGTTTAATCATAAACCTATTTCAGAGCTTGACCTCTCTAATTGTCAACGCTGTACTCCCAGTTATCGCCTTCTGCCAAAGAAT TATCAATCGCCTGCAGCGAGCCAGAGGACAGATCTTGGTGCTCAGGTATTGAATGATAATTGGGTGTCAGTGACTTCAGGAAGTGAGGATTACTCTTTCAAACACATGCGCAAAAACCAATATGAAGAAAGCTTGTTTAGATGTGAAGATGATAG GTTTGAACTGGATATGCTCTTAGAATCAGTGAATGTGACTACTAAGCGTGTAGAGGAATTGTTAGAAAAGATCAATGACAATACAATCAAGCCAGACAGTCCAGTTCGGATTGAGGACCACTTCACTG CTCTTAATTTAAGGTGCATTGAACGTCTATATGGTGACCATGGTCTGGATGTGATGGATGTGTTACGAAAGAATGCAACACTTGCATTGCCTGTTATATTAACTCGCTTGAAGCAGAAACAAGAGGAGTGGACAAGGTGTCGTGCAGAATTTAATAAAGTTTGGGCTGAAATTTATACGAAGAACTATCACAAATCTCTTGATCATCGTAGTTTCTATTTCAAGCAACAGGACACAAAGAGCTTGAGTACAAAAT CCTTGTTGGCTGAGGTAAAGGAAATCAATGAGAAGAAGCGCAAAGAGGACGATGTTCTTCTTGCTATTGCTGCTGGTAACAGGCAACCTATAATTCCAAATCTGGAATTCGAGTACTCTGATCCAGAAATTCATGAGGACTTGTATCAACTCATAAAGTATTCATGTGGAGAGGTTTGCACGACCACAGAACAGTTGGATAAGGTCATGAGGATTTGGACAACCTTCTTGGAGCCCATACTGGGTGTTCCTTCTCATCCCCAGGGTGCAGAGGACACTGAAGATGTTGTGAAGGCTAAGAATCATGCAGTCAAGAGTCGTGGAACAAGCATAGTGGAAAGCGATGGTAGTCCTGGTGCTGATGCCCCTGCTACTAATTCAAAGCAATCGAAGCCTTCCAGAAACAGGGATGATAGCATGCCACCTGAACAAGGAAGTAATGGCAGGGCTAGGTTAGAAAATGGAGATGCCATGGTTAAAGAGGATGGTTTACATGATGGAGAACGTATTCCCCATCGAAGTGACAATCTCTCTAGTACTTCTCAGCAAGGAAAAGTGCAGATTAATGTCTCTATGGGTGACGAAATGTCTGGAATCAACACAAATGCAACTTCTAATGATCGGTTGACCGATTCTAACGTGTCGCTTGCTAATAGAACAGAACAAAGTCATGGTAGAGCCAATACTGAAATTACACCAG CGTGGATACTGAGATACTTGCTTCATTGA